The sequence CGTGCTCTTTTCATTACTTCCCATACACGGCTCACAATGTTCTTCAACACCCTTTGCTTCTGACTGGACATTTGTGAAACAAGTTTTTGAAAAGAGAGAAGCAAATTACTAACCAGTGATGATTCAATCGAGGTTAAATGTATATTAAAAAGAAATATATTGCAAGCAAGAGAAGGTATGATAGCAGATGTACAGGGGAGAGATTGTGTTTCTTACCCGTTATTATTGATGTTTTCTCCCTTGTAGAATAGGGCTTTAAGGAGTACCAGTTTCCATTCCTCAAGCTTGTCTGTGCTATATACACCCTTCTTTTGATGCTTCAAAAGATCAGCTGCGTGGATTCCTTTCTCATGAACCAAATGGCGAACGTCAGGCTGAACAAGGTAACAAATAGGACTAATTATTGTACCAGATTTGAGCATTAAGGCCAGATCGGCAAGACACCAGGGCGATTGTGCATAAGGGGTAGAAAAAATGGCTACATAGAGGGAAGCACTAGTCATTGCTTCTAGTAGTTCTGTAGGGAAGAAGTCCTCCAGCGGAAGATCCTTCAAATCAATAAAAACCCTAAGACCCATTGCATGTAAGGAAATGTAGATAGCCCTCAACAGCGTGTATTTGACATTTGGTCCATGATGATTAAGAAATACATCGCAGGGCAGCTTTTTTTAATGGCGATAGGAATGTCGCAGAAGTAGATCCAGATGCTAATGAGCAAGGCCATGAAAAGCATATGTAATCTGTAACTGTGATTGAGGAGCAGTGGAGAAAGTAGAAGCCATGGAAACTGATTCGCCTGAACAAAAAGACAGAGGAGAACAGGGTAGTTTAAAGATTAAAAAGCGATAAAGTTAGTGGAAGAAAGCAGATGGAAGACGCGTGGAAATGCTCAGCTCTTTTATCGTTATGCGTAAACCCTAAAGTTTAGATTAGGGAAACACCACAATGAGGAGAATCCAACGGATAagattttttgaaacaaaaattggaaTCACTAATGTTTTTTTCCCCCAAGTTTCCACTTTGGTGTGGGTTTATTTCTATGAAAATTTCAATATATTTCCATACTTTACGTTACCAATTGAAAATAAGCTTGTAGTTgagtaattttttatttatttataatctttCCATAGAAGTAAAGGACACATGTATTTAGAGTGACACATttcaaattgaaaaatgtgaaacctttgaaagttatagataaaaaaattatgattttttttttcaacttaTAGTTTAAGAAGCGTGACATGAAAtctttgaaagttatagatatttttaatcaatttatcAATTAGCACATTACACATAATATATGTagacaataaataataattatctaTTGAATTGAAGGTAATATCTTATATTAGTAGAATTCTAAAATTTCCTTAATAAActcttttcatttcatcaaaaggTTGCCAACACGAACGGTGAAGTTTAAAAAACTAAGGGAAACCCCTCAGCATTATGGTGTAGTTACTTTCGAGGTTTGACAccccaagccaaatcccaaaaTATTTCCAAGGTGATAACTAAGGCAAAAAcaacaaaaatctgcaaaaaatggatatccatttttaGCTTTAAGAAAGTATATATGTTGATAATGgacattcattttttttcttttagaaacaaatATTTGTTTCTTAAATCAATAAATGAATATCCATTTCTTGCagattgaatttttttgttgactatagcttaaattttaatatatgttttgaatAGGGTAAATGATTTTAACGATAGTTATGAACTAGATTAAATATAAGCAACCATGAAGGAAAAATAACCAAGGAGACAAGTAGAAAAAGTCTCACAAGGAGTAGAATAGAGACCAACAAACTACAATAAAACTAGAAGAACAAGTTTCTAATAGTTGCAAACCAACAAGCTAGAGGTCAAATGAACAAACAACAAAAACTAAAGTGCTTTTCACCAGAGCTATTAATTGAATTTGGGTTTTGAAAGGACCCGAAAAACATTTATAGTAAGATACACATTGAATTGGAACGAAGAAAGATAAAGGATGAGCCTAAGAAGGCCCCCCTAATGGAGGTAATAGGAAACAAGCTAACCACCTAGAATAAACACATGACATAAAGAGATTTGGAACCAAATATTAATTAATTGGCTTTGAAGGGAAAGATCATATATATCTTCCAACCTAGAGATGAATAACAACAATGTTGGTTGAGATCCAAAGATTCTCCAAATAATGGCCAAGTTCAACCTAACTGAAGATCTGACCACCATAGCATTAGAGTTcctaaatttttttgaaggataatACATCTCAAATCCCAATAGAGGAAGAGAGGAAGCTCCATAGCCTTCCAACACACCAAGGAGATAAGGAACTACATGGTCCCCAACAAAGAGAAAATCAATCCTATTTGCTTGAGCAGTAAGAGACCTCATACATGGgctaaaaatagaggaatgcatATCATTTACTTTCATCCAATTTGGAGTCAAAATACCAGAAACACCCACAAAGTCCATGCAAgggaagtaggatgaataatatcCAATATTTGGGCAGTGATAGCCCACACATGGTAGCTGAATAGAGACACCTTGGTGTCAAACCAAGGAGGAGAAGGCACTTCATTTCGATCCCAACAAAGAGAATAATAGTCCTTTTAGCTTGAGCAAAAAGAAAATCCTTACCCAGACTAACAATAGGAGAAGAGACTACAACCACTTTTGCCAAATGACTTTTCAACAACCAAACAACAGTTAGAAGGACATAGACTAACATGAGGGGAGAAGAAAGAACTTTTGAGATTTGGATAGAAGAATTCCCCACACAAAAGTTTTGAAAACACTCAGAACTATCCTCGTAACCAACTCAATTTGAAAGGTATTAGAGGAGAAGACCCCTTTTTGGAGTCTAGGAGAATGGTTGAAAATATGAACCGGTGAGCCTCTATTTGAAGAACCTCCAATCGAGCATCAACACCTCCCTAGCTCTCATCGTTGCGATATATTTCAATAACACAAAACTCTCCctctataatgtcccctttttgggacaTTAAGAAAACCCATTAAATAATTAAGTTGAAGTTGTCTAAACATAATAATTTAAAAGACaacataatttaattatttattaaagcaaATTTAAGCGACTTTAATGTCAACATCAAATTATAAGATTAAGTCACTTTATTCATAAAGTTAAGCTATTTAATATCTCAAGGAGGCTCATTTTGGCCATGCTTGGTTTTATGTTTGGAGATTGTTTCTTTGAGGAGTTTTGGAAGCTCTTGTTTACAACGGGTTTGAGGATGCAAACCCTCGAGCTTGGAGTCAGTGAACGGAAACCCATTGTCAGTTGGAGTTATCAATTCAGGTGGCTCACTTTGTGCTTCAATATAATTTATAACTGTAAGTTCTATAGCTACAATTGGACTTTTTCGATTGTTCAtccatttaatatttgagactatattcATATTTAAATTTCAGAAAATTATGTTTTCAATCTGAAATTTAATGATTTGGTGAATTAATCGAAATCAAATACATGCAATTGGTATGTTAAGTTTTCTGTGGTTCATTGTtcaaatttctggaataaatatcCCTAGGGGGGATATTAcggtggtatcaaagctggtttttCTGCTAGCTTGTGAATTTTATGAGCGACATGCTTTGATAAACGTTTGATGTTTTCTGGAAACGAATTTGTGTGGAAGAATAATTTGCTTCAGAAATTAAGAGATTGGCAAATATTTCCTGTTCggaaataaaattattatatttgaaATTTTATAAGTTTGCCATTTGAATGTATGCCTCTGCCTGAGTTTTAGCGcaaataaactttgatttcaatatCAGAGAAGCCGATATTGTTATTTAGACGTGATTCAAAATAAAGTATATATTTCTGAAGGTGACATCGACAAAATATTTGTGATATCGGCAAAATATTTGTGGGTCAAGTTATATTTGGCTCTATTATCGGTAGTAGGGTCCCTttcttgaataatttatttatggtTCTTGCTTAATTTTGTGATTGTCGTAATGAATATAGAGGATTGGCCATGAATATTATTGTGGTTGTTTAATATTCTTCATTGCCGCGGGAATTAGGGATGCCATTATTCATAAAGAATTCGGGACGAAGGGTCTTGGTTGTATCGGCCATTTTTGAGTGAATTTGAATTGCAGATTTCGGTTAGGCGAGCCATATCCCATAATCGGACTGCTCCACTGTGCGTTCTCATGCAAGACCACGACTCTTCTTTGGATGGTGAGGGGTTTGGCCGGTGAGGGGTTTGGCCGTGATTAAAGAAGTCTGAAAGTAACTCAACACCTAGGTTGAAGAGTTTCTAGAAGTATCAGATGTGTTTGAAAATCAGAGTATCGTGGTGATTAAGGAATCTTGTTTGAGTGGGTGCAAGGAACGACACAGAATCCATATGTCCCTTCGCCACATATTGGCCGCTACAAGTTTTGGCGGTGATTAATTCATGCAAGAAAGAATAGGCAGAGTCGTTTCATCTTCTTAAGCCATTTTGATGATTATTGGTTGAATGGTGTGCGTAGCTGGAAGCAGATTTCGTGGAAGTCTAAGCTGGGAGTTTTATGCATAGAATTCTCAAATTGGTGCGAGCAAGAATTTGGTGGAGTCGTTTCATTAAAAAATCAATCCATTCATTGGTAGGCGAGTCACCTTCATGCTCAATCGACTACCTTTCTCATTCTTGAATGGAAGGTTTTGGGGGTCGTATGTGGCAGTTGTGTTCATTGTCGCCTACTTACTAAATTAGCATCGAAGGTTGAACCAGGCGGATATGCTCAAAATAGTTTCAAATTCCATGTGGCACCTCATAGAAGTAAATCAAGATTTGGTAGTTTCAACTTCCATGTGGCACCTCATTGAAGTAAATCAAGATTTGGCTGGTTAAAATGTTTGTTACAAGGTTCAAACAAAGAAACTCCCATCTCCTATTCTTATGCATTGCCACTAGGCCATCCTATTCTCGACGGTTTCTATTTAGCCTCTACGCTAAGGATAGTTCATTTGCTAGAAAGAAGGGAGTTGAGCAGTTTTGAACCACCAACCTCCACTCTtcacatttttctctccactaaaCTCTTGGCGATTTTTAGTCTTTATTATATAATAAACTGTGAGTTTAGGGCTGCGGCCAAATCCGAGCCCTCCCCCATTTGCAagcataaactaattcaaacaaactcaactattaataattttaaaaaccAACCCCAGATTATATTGTTAAGGCTTGAATTATAAGAGCCAATAATTTTAagggttgattataattttaaaaGATTAAGGTTAAAATTGGGAGATATGAGTGATTGTACAATCATATGGTTTTACACCATATTTAGCAAAACGTGTGTATAAAAAGGGGGTATGTTGTGAGTTTGGGAAGAGGAAATTTGGTAGAGACATGAAATATTGGGGAATTGGTGAGAGAATTTCTTTTGGGTATTTGATAGTGAATGGTTCATctttgtgcattgggagcttgaatTCAAGCTTGTTGTATGTGAGAGAAGGAATTTTGCAATTCATTATCATCCGAGGAGACATAAGGAGTCTTTGTAACCATTGAGGTGCTTCGTAACCATTTTTGGAGCTGAATCAAGGATCGACCACTCCATTGGATGGACCTGGAGACATAGCCAATTGGCGAACTCCGTTATTAACTTGTGTTTtatcttctctcttctttctctctttgttcAATTTCTCaatatttgattattatttttatttaagcaATTTGATTTTAATTTCAAGGCCTTCAATTTGATCGTTGTAAGAGTTAACATCTCACGTGCAAcaatcatagatcctaacatcagatcaaaGATTATGCAATTATTGACTATTTATATGTTGAGTAGTCATAGTTACCATTTGTATGTGGATTCTCTGGAGGCCATTTTTTTTTCATGATTGACACGATTGCTTCGTGGTTGGTAGTGTGGCTAATTTTGTTTGGCATAGTATCGAGAGTTTGGTTGTTGTCAGATTAATTTCTAACATCCATTTTTTCATATAGCCATTTCATCTTCTTATCGAGTAAGTAAGTGTTGGACGAGAAGAAATGTTGTAGGCCTATTCACAGCTCTGCAAACTAAGCTAGCGCTGGAAATATTGGTCATATGTTCATAGTGAGGAAAAATCACCATTTTATGGAGTTGGTTTGATATTGTTAATAAGTACTTGTGATATTTTTTCCCATTGTAGGATGATTACTTGCAGATTGGAATAGTTATGgctacactttcctttacaacgTAAGGTTTAAGACTATCAGAATGGTTTGATCATGTTATTCCCCACGCACTGGAAGAGTTTATCATTGTTCCTCGAAATTCCTAACTGCATGTAAGTTACAGTGATTAGAAATAAGTCAGAGTAttcaataaaatgaaatatttaatatttaatcaaattttgtctttatataaatgtaataacctttcaatactagattgtcttttcgacttctgatgaggacataaatgtagtagttgttcagcttctttgaaagcttataaataagctcaATTCAATTCTGATTGCAAGGAGCTAGAGAGTTATAGAGTTATAGGCATACAACTCTTAGGACGAATTTGCAAAGCTATGACATGCATCTCGTCTGCTGAGTTAGCCAATTTGTATCAGCTCTCATGAAGTCCACAGgcatacgctccttcacaagattgcctaaattgtacaggctcgggcatacaactctcttttatagagtttgcccaaattggatagattccaggcatacaactctcttttacagagtttgcccaaattggatagattcaagggcacacaactctctttcacagagtttgccaaaaattgtatggttcttacatattttcaatgaaatgaaattttatatgatttattatgtgtttacaataccacaaattctgcattgggtattgtcctctgaattgacaaaataattcagatcagtggtatcagagccattttcaatccCTGGAGGTGCATCTACAGGCAAGTGATCTATTTTATGTTGATAAGTATTTTGGTTGGTGTTCCAATATTCTCAGGGAGAGAGAATTATTGCCATGTGTTGTTTCAGTGTGTGGCCTTTATGATTGGATTATATGCATCATATATTTCTTGGATGGTTCATAGATGACCCCGGGGAGCCGCTCCCCATACCTCTAAGTCGATTCACGTTCTCTCTTCTCTTTTTGTCCTATCATTTCATGACGTTTCAGATTCTTTACAGATTTGAACCATGCAAATAGAAATTGACAAGTCAGTTTTCTTTAAGGAGTCAAACAATTAGCCTTCTCTTATGTTGAGTGAAAGCTTCGTGGGTGAAGAGACTAAAATGTTGGTCTGCAGTCTAAGTGTCACTTTTGCAGAGCAAGTGTGGGTATATCTTTTCTATTATACATTCAAGTGACCTTTTGGTACAATGGCCAGTGATATGGATCATAGCTGTAAGCAGAATATTAGGACCTAGACTATCTCCACGTTACATGTCTTAGGAGGCCGGTCTTATTTGGTGTTATGAAAAAAACCTAGAGGTTCATGGTCTTTTGTTCAAGTCCCACATAGCAGCTTTCCACCATCCACTACTCTTTTATCACAAAACCGTTATCATAGCTGGGAGATATTCACAGTTGCAATATGTCAGTCTAGTCAACAATGCACTGCACATGTGCGAAGATAAATTTTAAGATATAAATTTTGGTTCAATTGCATTAGAAGACTGCAATGTTTCTTATGGCCTCATAATCGGATGTATAAATTTCTAGTCAAGAAGGTGGGAATTTGAGAGCAAAGAGTTTGAGTTCAACTTGGACAAGACCCACGAAGCACcaaacaacaatgcaatcaaaattttatttggaagatgatcGTTAAATGGGGCTCATTGCCTTTCAAGATGGGAGGAATGATAAAAAATAAGTCATAGTAttcaataaaatgaaatatttaatatttaatcaatttttgtctttatataaatgtaataacctttcaatattggattgtcttttcgacttctgatgaggacataaatgtagtggttgttcaacttctttgaaagcttataaataagttcaattcgaatccaattgcaaggagttggagagttatagagttacagagttataggcatacaACTCTTAGGATGAATTTGCAAAGCTATGACACGCATCTCGTCTGCTGAGTTAGCCAATTTGTATCAGCTCTCATGAAGTCCACAGGTATATGCTCCTTCACAAGATTTCCTGAATTGTGCACgctcaggcatacaactctcttttatagagtttgcccaaattggatagattccaggcatacaactctcttttacagagttttcccaaattggatagattcaagggtacacaactctctttcacaaagtttgccaaaaattgtatggttcttacatattttcaatgaaatgaaattttatattatttatttatgtgcttacaataccacaaattctgctttgggtattatcctctgaattgacaaaatagTTCAGATCATACAGACTCACCATCACTGTAGGGGATTTTTTGAAGGTTGTCGTTAGACACGAAGTCTGTGGAATATTGCAGGTTGCTTAGGCGCTAGCAAGTTATATTGCAGGCCATGACTCTGGGAAGCAAGCCGAGGAAAGTTAGGAAGCTACGAGTTGCATTCCATACTCTTAGTGGCCAACGAATTGGATAGAGATATTCACTAGCATAATTCATACTAGGGTCCACCCTTACATTTTTTAGTAGCAGCTGTAACTTGTAATCAGAAACTAGTGGTGTTGAAAAAGGTTTAAGAATGATTCATAGTTCTCGTATTGAACGTTATTGAGTATTATGTATCTTTAATTTTCCCATAGCAGTGTACACAGAGAATCAATTATTAAAAAACTCCTTTGAATATGTTGTTGTTAGTTCATATTTCCATGCAAatgtaaaatgaatgaatgaaaaaaAAACAACTCTCCGGGGACAACTAAACTACAGGGATAGTTTCTAGTCACAACTAGTGTTGAGTGTGAATTCTATTGGTGGGTGTCTTACCTTGAGCTCTGCTAAAGGAGTTAACTTTGGAAATGGAGTTTAGTAAATCAAATCAACATAAGCTAGGTGCTCTCCTTGTCCAATGTTGATAAAATTGAATTAATGTTGTTGTTGAaagttgaacataaacaaaaatTAGTTAGTTGGGAAAAATTAAATAGGGGCAACCCTTTCAGATAGTTCTACAATTACAACTATCGGTCTAGTCTCAACCTCTCATACAACAAGAGTGAGCAGATACGATGATATCTGATTTTCAATTTGATCAATGGTAGTAGAGGACATTAAACAGTTGGCCAGTGTCCTCAACTTAGTAGGCAATGATCTTAGTAAGCATTTGCAATCAAGGAATGAGGCCTTGAATATTCTTAAGAGGATGGAAGAATGTTTGAGCCTTATGGAGCAATCACCTCATGATTTTATACAGTTAGCTATGTCTCCCATAATGACTACCTGGAAACAACACAGGTGGTTAAGACATCCAGATGATGAGATTAAGTTGGTGGTTGCTTCTTGCTTATCTGAGATCATAAGGATTATAACACCCCAAGAACCTTATGATGATGATACAATGAAAGAAGTTTTACAACTAGCTATGGAGAGTCTACATAGGTTGTATAATGTCAACAGACCCTACTTTTGGTAAGAGGGCTAAAATTTTAGAGATTATTGCAAGGACAATATTATTTGTCCTTATCTTGGATCTCTAATGTAATGAGTTGATTCTTCAAATGTAATTGTTTCATTGCTAAAATTAGGAAATGCCATTCAAATAAGGTGAAGACAAATATGTTCAACATATTGTCCATGATCCTAGATGAGGATGCTGATATTTGTAGGAAGTTACAATCAAAATTGTTAGCTATTTGGAGGGAGGAGCTGGTACTCTCACCTTGGGCTTATAAGTTCACCAAAAGGGTGATTGAGTAGAAAACTGAAAGGTTCATGGAACAAATGACTAAAAAGGAACAAATTACTAAAAAGGAACTAATCTCCATGGGTTTATAGGTTTCGGGATCTCAAAAAAAGAGCAGGAACCAAATGAGAAGAGAGAAAATTTGTTTCACGTGTCAGGAGGTTTGGACACCAGAACATAATTGTGGAGTTAATAAGGAGAAAAATCTATTGCAGCCAAGTAGAGATGAGGACCAAGATATATCTGATAGTGCCTTAATTCATGAAGAACAAGCTAAAACAACTACACCTGATAGTTCCTAAGCAATTGAGGATGATATTATGGAGAAATAATCAGTTTCTACAAGTGAGAGGTATACAAAACTCCTAATTGGCGATTTGCAGATTACTATTGATAAAACTAGTGAAGAGAAGAACTCTTTTGGTGAATACATATGTAATCACAGTGTTGTTCCATTACTACATCATGAAGAGTGCATGGTTTTGTCTAGAGAATTCATTAAGTGTGATAGTAATAATGCTTCCACAATTGAGAGCAAACTAAGAAATTTATTGTGTGACAACTCATGTTCCTTAGATAAATTTGAAATTAAGCCTTTATCATTGCAAGATTTGAAGGACATATTTTCAGTCATAGAGAAGAGAATTATACAAGTATTAACAAGGGTAGATGAATCTCACAAATACATTGAGGACCTTACTTGGAAAACTCAAGTTGAGGAGAGACACAAGGGAGTTGCAAGTGGAGTCACTAGTACTTAGTTGGGAACAatcaaagaagcttttgaaaggaTAAAATCACATTACTTGTAGTTGCTGATGGATAGGGATTTTGCTATCAAATTTGCAGAAGACAAGGAAAGTGAAATTGATGATCTCTGTGACCAGCTAAGCATGACCCATTTCTCTCTAcacaaaatagaaaattagatgccTAATATGTCTACAaccaaagaacaagaagttgatacAATGGAAATGGACATCAAACAAATAGTAGTTGGGACTGATGAACTCTTAAAGGAAGAATTGGGAGACAATGATCGTGGCAATTCACATACTAAAGACATGCAAGAAGTGAATGAAAGGATTGAAGAATTCCACAAGGAAACACCTTGCAACCTTGTAACTTCATTTAAAGAAGATGCAATTGATACACCACCACCTTTGTTCACTTGGGATGGATATGTGACAAGTCAAGTTTGGGTGAGTTGTGATGAGCCCAATAAAAG is a genomic window of Cryptomeria japonica chromosome 7, Sugi_1.0, whole genome shotgun sequence containing:
- the LOC131027072 gene encoding disease resistance protein RUN1 — protein: MGLRVFIDLKDLPLEDFFPTELLEAMTSASLYVAIFSTPYAQSPWCLADLALMLKSGTIISPICYLVQPDVRHLVHEKGIHAADLLKHQKKGVYSTDKLEEWKLVLLKALFYKGENINNNGQKQRVLKNIVSRVWEVMKRARLDVAKHHEAIEEVSADFETTVGESTKAYPDVQIVGIRGMGGPGKITLPENLSNV